The proteins below are encoded in one region of Glandiceps talaboti chromosome 17, keGlaTala1.1, whole genome shotgun sequence:
- the LOC144448095 gene encoding uncharacterized protein LOC144448095, with the protein MYVLRSPLNSVTRSLSHHKGRSSNVFSPAWLSSSGPGLPDSKSNVDLPDFNTDVNIHEHKLRRPEKPPPTWQGLKNLKGRLKGSLIPETLQHMEENEDFKITAENLKKLGQAKLTREERKKRQRALHNLGVPNFRDFVKTKLKEDNISVEGLLKRKKTDVLQLNVGLYCNQACNHCHVESSPKRKEMMNRQTAEKCIELLVNSPEIHTLDLTGGAPELCQEFRYLAKSGRDLGRQVLDRCNLTALLEPGQEDTAEFLAENQIKVIASLPCYSAKNVNLQRGRGVFDKSIQALLTLNSLGYGIPGTGLEIDLVYNPLGR; encoded by the exons ATGTATGTTTTGCGTTCACCGTTGAACTCAGTTACTCGTTCTCTATCGCATCATAAAGGCCGTTCGTCAAATGTGTTTTCGCCCGCTTGGCTGTCGTCTAGTGGTCCCGGACTTCCTGACTCGAAATCCAACGTTGATCTTCCGGACTTCAACACCGAtgtcaatattcatgaacaTAAGTTGAGACGTCCCGAGAAACCACCACCTACATGGCAGGGACTCAAAAATCTCAAAGGGAGGCTGAAG GGCTCATTGATTCCAGAAACCTTGCAGCATATGGAAGAGAATGAAGATTTTAAGATCACGGCTGAAAATTTAAAGAAACTAGGCCAAGCTAAACTAACCagagaagaaagaaagaaaagacagAGGGCCTTACATAACTTAGGAGTCCCTAACTTCAGGGATTTTGTGAAAACAAAGTTGAAAGAGGATAACATATCAG TTGAGGGTTTACTGAAACGTAAAAAGACTGATGTATTGCAACTAAATGTGGGTCTATATTGTAACCAAGCATGCAACCATTGCCATGTGGAATCATCTCCCAAGAGGAAGGAAATGATGAACAGACAAACAGCTGAAAAGTGCATTGAACTGCTGGTAAATAGTCCAGAGATTCATACACTTGATCTGACTG GAGGTGCTCCAGAACTATGCCAGGAGTTCCGATATCTTGCTAAGTCTGGGAGAGACTTGGGAAGACAAGTGTTGGATCGTTGTAATCTGACTGCCTTACTGGAACCAGGACAAGAAGACACAGCTGAATTCCTAGCCGAGAATCAAATCAAAGTTATTGCATCATTACCATGCTACAG TGCTAAGAATGTGAATTTACAAAGAGGCCGAGGTGTATTTGATAAAAGTATACAAGCTTTACTTACCCTGAATTCACTGGGTTATGGAATTCCTGGTACAGGACTTGAAATTGACCTTGTCTATAACCCCCTAGGTAGGTGA